TATCTTTGAATGGTTGCATATCGGATCTACTACATTTTCATAACTACCATCTTACTGATAGTTAAGATAACTCACATTCTCACCAAATGCATCATTCACCATTTCTACATATCTATTCTACAATATCACTTAAATGTGTCAGATCAACATAACTCGTTCCTAATGCCATGTCGACCTCTATCCATGTTTGTACCAAACATAATAGTCTTGCATAAATCTTTTAATATATATATATATGTTTCAAAATTCATTACCTCGAGAAAAATTTATCGTTTTTGCAAACACTGCAAGGAAAAAAGAACGGACTAGCTAAAGGCTGACTATTTGCAAACGTCATAAATTGCTCTACCCTTTCTTTTAACTCTCCCGAGAAGTTTCACGTTTCTTCACGATCCTCTTGTACATCCAATCTCGGAAATTAGTATAGTTTGTAATTGCCCGCCATTATATCAGGTCACGGTTTTTTTTTCTTTTTTGTTCTTCCACGACTGATGATGATATAAGAAAGGTGACAATTTCTTCTATATATAAAATATTTACCGACGGTTTTTCTACTTATATACGACTGATTTTAAGACTAATATAATCAGTCGTAAAACCGGTATACCATTAGAGTGATTTCCACGTGTTTTATATCCGTTTGTTGCGACTACAAATCAACTGTTTTACCACCAAATCATATGGTCGTTAAACGGTCGCTAAATTTACGTGCGACTGATAATTGACCCCGTTTACTGGCCTCAAATAAGTACCAAATAGTCGTAAACTCGGTACAATATTTTGTACCGTTTGCAATGTTTTTTCGTAGTCGCAAATTAGCTACTAAATAGCGACTTATTTTGTGTCGTAAATCAGTCGCTAATCCGTCGGTAAACAGTCGCTACTTTTAGCGACTGCGTTAGTAGTTGCCAAAATCAGTCGGAAAATACATGTTTTGTTGTAGTGGAAAACACCAATTGATACTTAAATCAGGATAAAATGCAATATTTTAATTTTAGAATTGACCTAATTATATATTCACTGTACACGCCAAACTATAATAAGAAAATTTAATATCATTTACGTTTTGTGAGCAAAACGGAAGAATATCTTAATTTTAATGAATGTAATCGCAAATGAATAATTATAAATGCTAAGTTCTAATTATGAAAAGAAAGAAATCAAATCTTGAATTTTGTTGTGTAAAATGTACTTTTATCACTTTAACATATGTCACTTTTATCTCAATATATTTTTTATCAACTTTACATATCTCGGTTTAATCAACTTAAGATATATTACTTTTTTAGTAAAAAAAAAGTATTTTAAAATGATATTATCCATGAACTAAATTGCCAATTCAAAGCGTACTCCAGAAATACGTTATATAAGCATTTGAGCAACGATGTATATATTATTCAAATTTTATCAAAACATATTTACAAGCCGTAAACCATTTCTCATATCACAAAACTTTCAGGCAAAAAAGAAAAACATGGCGGAATCAAAAAAAATCTTCATCGTTTTTATTATTTGTCTCTTATGTTAGTTACTCTCTTATTGATATTTTTTTATCCACTGATTGAACATATTTAATAGAACTACTTTGCTTTGATATATGTTTGCACTTGATAGGCACATTGTTGGTGAGCGTCTCTGGAATACAGGCCAATCCATCATGCACGACATCGATAGAATGTGAGTTGGTGTGTTTTAGAAGAACAGGGAGAATAGATGGTGTATGTGAGGGTGGAATGTGCGCTTGTCTGTCCCCAAAACCCAAGACGGAGCTGACCAAGACCATACTGTGCAAGAAGGACCGTGACTGTCCCAGTTCTAGTGAATGCCCTAAAGACTTCTATTACTCTTGTCTTCATGGAGAATGTACTTGCATTGCAGTATAAATCGATTAAAATATATCTAATATATATCTACTGCTTATCTTTTTTTTTTAACACAATATATACTGCTTATCAAAAAAAATATATATACTGCTATCCTACTGGATAATATGCATCTTTGGTGACGCAAAATTTATATTCATCACCCTATTATCATCGTAAAATAATAATATTAGTAAAACCAAACCATATTCTGGTTCGATTAATTAGAACTAAAAATAAAAATAAATGAAATATTAAATTGTTTTCTTCGTATCTTAGTGCAATTAAAGATTATAAGTAACATTTTATCTCTGTAAACATTACAAAATCAAGGGCTTGAAAATATACACAAATATAATGATAGAAGTCATGGCTGTCAGGTATTACTTCAGAAACAAACAATATATCAATCTTTATATCACTTATGAACCATAATTTACAAACTTTTAGCACGAGCCGATCTTTTTGGTTGAAACAGTTGGAGTTCCATGTCCGCCCATCGGTTAGTTTGATGTGCTTTGGGAATTCAGCTACATAACATCATCACCTAGGAAAGAGATTGTGATGCTCAAGCTATGGTTTCCAAGCCATTTCTCTCAGTTCCAAGCAGTGTTTTTAAAACCGCACCGGAAGCTGAACCGAAATTTTTTGGATCACGGTTCAATATGGTTCGACGGGGTCAAACTTGGTTCAATACTTTGGTTTAATATATTTTTAGTATATAAATTTTAAAGCAATGTTATTAAATATGATACATATTTAAAATATAAATAATTTTTAAACATAATACATTATAAATATAAACTAATTTTATGTTTAATGGATGATTTATAGATTTTTGATAGTTTTAGTGGCTTTTATCGGTTTAATAACTTTGAAATTCAATCGATCTACGTGGCAGGTTCATGGTCGAA
The DNA window shown above is from Brassica oleracea var. oleracea cultivar TO1000 chromosome C3, BOL, whole genome shotgun sequence and carries:
- the LOC106334287 gene encoding defensin-like protein 290, with the translated sequence MAESKKIFIVFIICLLCTLLVSVSGIQANPSCTTSIECELVCFRRTGRIDGVCEGGMCACLSPKPKTELTKTILCKKDRDCPSSSECPKDFYYSCLHGECTCIAV